The DNA region ACCACGTGTAAACGTACTATTAGTTAAGATATATCGTATCGATCATGGTATAAATAGTTGATggttaattattcaaagtgtGCTGCCTTCAAACCGATAATTACATAATCATGCAGGACTGTTAATTATATAGAGGAAAAGAATTGTATGTTCTGATAATTATCatgcattatttaatttacgaattaatatttatcgtaCGTTTCGTGTGACAAGTTATAGATCAATAACGATTTCctgaatagtttaattaaaaattgcaagTCCTGTCCTTGATCTTTAGCCATCAAACATAACAATCATCTCGTTATCGCTCTTTCACCTAACAATAATTGCAGCGAAAACGTCTTGCACCGCACCCAAACACAGTGACTCACCGCGAATTTTTCGCGCGTACCCGAAGATTACAATTTCCTACAACCACTTACATTTGCTGTGCGGAGGCGTCATGGTCAGCGCGGAAACGGAGGGCATGGGCGGAAACGGCAACGGCGAATGGCTGTCGATCTCCTGCTTAAGGCCCAGGCTGGGCTGCGTGGAAACCGGCGACGACTGGTACTCCTTGCTGCTCTGTGTGGTGAAGTCCATGTCCGGCGATTGGGACGGTTCCGGCGTTCTGGACTTGGCCTCTTCCTTGATCTTGTGATCGACTTCCTCCTTGGTTTGCTTCTTGATGCACAAATTCTCTGCGGTCTCCTCCGTCTGCGCGTCCTTCTGAAGGGACACCGACAAGTCTTGGGCACCGCACAGTTCGCCCGATCTTCTGCGTGGTCGGGCCTGCTTCCTGCGCGGGATCGGCGATTGGCACTCTTGCCTGGGGATCAGATTTTCAGGAAAACTGAGCCTCGACATGTGCGGTAGCTTGACAGGTGGTTCGTAACTGTTATTGGATGGTACCGGGGAGAACGGGGACGTGCGATCGCCACCCGATGTTCTAACCGTGACTCCAGGTGTTGGTAAACGTCCACTTTGAAAGTAATTCCTGTCGTAATCGTTCGGTGAAGCTGATGGTGTAGGAGtttgattaataatagaaCTCTCCTTGTCCACACCGAACGGGTCCTGGTTGGCGAGACCTCTGACCTGTAGACTTTCAGCCGCTTTGATCAGGCTCTGCAATTGTTCTTGTATCACGCTAATCTCTCCCTTGTACATGAAGTCCACGATCGCCTGCACCTCCCAGCCGTTGAAATCCTTCAACACAATCACCGGATGCTTGCAAGGATTCTCCGAAAATATTCGCTGGAAGAATGGCGAACAGGCGCTCAAGACAACCTTGTGGGCCCGTACTGATGTTTCAGCACACACTAAGGTCACGTCCACCAGGGTTTCCGCCTGTAACAACGCATCGAAGGCTGCCAGGATGTGCGTCTGGTGGTTGTTCCATCGTAGGGAGTAATGGGACTGCGTCATCTTCGGTTCGATTGTATGTCGATTTGGAATCGGTTCGTTAGGTTgaaattgtttgatttttgATTGTTCGTCGCTTTTGTCAAACTTctgtcattatttttattcttcttctgaattttgaatttctgaAAAGAAAACAACATTTAGTTTTTGTCTGGTAATTAAGAATAAGTAGTAGTAAAGAATTCATACATAAATTAGCTGCACAGGCGAAAAAAGATAAGGTGAAATAGAACACGAAACCAATCCATATGTAACTTCCTATTATTCAAACATGCAAGGATATAATGGCgctgttaaaattgtacgtttttattgtttacagtGGCGCactattagaaaaaaagtatACAATACATGTACAGGgtgtaaaactattttaaacttttaccgACGGTaacgaaaatttaatacatacatacttttttaattataaagtttaggAAGAAACAATCGCCTTTAATGTAagactatattaaaaatatgttcaacGTATTGacgatataaaaaattgttaatgaaaatatatatgaaagatACAACGAACTAAAATGCCAagctactaaaaatataaatatttcttactattacattactaaatttaattaattatattaacgaTGTCGACAATCGACTGTCAATAAATACATCTAAATTCTAATGAaaggcaataaaaattaataaataatcaaaacattAGGAACAAGGGTAAAAAACCGTCTATAAATAGAGATGGATTTATGCGACCGGCACGTCACTGAACGGCAAGACGAAGGGGGTCGGTTATAGTTTGTACAAAGTTTCCCCCTTCAGGCGGCGCGACTCACAAATCATGTAAACAATTAACCGATCAGAATTCGTATTAAATTCCAAGAAACGGGCGCATATATGTTGCCGGGTCACGCACACAATCCACACATGCCAACCTGCGTGTGCAAGATTCGAAATC from Aethina tumida isolate Nest 87 chromosome 1, icAetTumi1.1, whole genome shotgun sequence includes:
- the LOC109594644 gene encoding protein jim lovell, whose amino-acid sequence is MTQSHYSLRWNNHQTHILAAFDALLQAETLVDVTLVCAETSVRAHKVVLSACSPFFQRIFSENPCKHPVIVLKDFNGWEVQAIVDFMYKGEISVIQEQLQSLIKAAESLQVRGLANQDPFGVDKESSIINQTPTPSASPNDYDRNYFQSGRLPTPGVTVRTSGGDRTSPFSPVPSNNSYEPPVKLPHMSRLSFPENLIPRQECQSPIPRRKQARPRRRSGELCGAQDLSVSLQKDAQTEETAENLCIKKQTKEEVDHKIKEEAKSRTPEPSQSPDMDFTTQSSKEYQSSPVSTQPSLGLKQEIDSHSPLPFPPMPSVSALTMTPPHSKFFGLDSHLGLFPPGLDSCRNPLFDMTDPRTTPDPQLYAKKKMGRPKGQHSAPRGGPPRSWTNAELTEALQHVWNKKMTTSQASRIFGIPYNSLLMYVRGKYGKSLKLEQLRKDCIGGPNPTSMDLLGMSGGNNNNNTSCKTEREEIQQNTRPSSTEQEQQHQPSMFNPFAHNFYPDFGTGFPIPVSMIHLLPQSEKTREHFGQQQQSEEDCKKDMDEPEDMFRPPTLVDDRRELVQQNGQD